Proteins co-encoded in one Streptococcus pyogenes genomic window:
- a CDS encoding phosphoglycerate mutase, producing MVKLVFARHGESEWNKANLFTGWADVDLSEKGTQQAIDAGKLIKEAGIEFDLAFTSVLTRAIKTTNLALENAGQLWVPTEKSWRLNERHYGALTGKNKAEAAEQFGDEQVHIWRRSYDVLPPAMAKDDEYSAHKDRRYADLDPALIPDAENLKVTLERAMPYWEEKIAPALLDGKNVFVGAHGNSIRALVKHIKGLSDDEIMDVEIPNFPPLVFELDEKLNIVKEYYLGGE from the coding sequence ATGGTAAAATTGGTTTTCGCTCGCCACGGTGAGTCAGAATGGAACAAAGCTAACCTCTTCACTGGTTGGGCAGATGTTGATCTTTCAGAAAAAGGGACACAACAAGCGATTGATGCAGGTAAATTGATCAAAGAAGCAGGTATTGAATTTGACCTTGCTTTCACTTCAGTATTGACACGTGCTATCAAAACAACTAACCTTGCCCTTGAAAATGCAGGTCAATTGTGGGTTCCAACTGAAAAATCATGGCGCTTGAACGAGCGTCACTATGGTGCTTTGACTGGCAAAAACAAAGCTGAAGCTGCAGAACAATTTGGTGATGAACAAGTTCATATCTGGCGTCGTTCATACGACGTGTTGCCGCCAGCTATGGCTAAAGATGATGAGTATTCAGCACACAAAGACCGTCGTTATGCTGATCTTGACCCAGCCCTTATTCCAGATGCTGAAAACTTAAAAGTAACTCTTGAACGCGCAATGCCTTACTGGGAAGAAAAAATTGCTCCAGCTCTTCTTGACGGTAAAAACGTCTTTGTTGGCGCACATGGTAACTCAATCCGCGCTCTTGTGAAACACATTAAAGGTCTTTCAGATGACGAAATCATGGATGTGGAAATTCCAAACTTCCCACCACTTGTTTTTGAATTAGATGAAAAACTTAACATTGTTAAAGAATACTACCTTGGTGGTGAATAA
- a CDS encoding phage holin — MINLKLRLQNKVTLMAILGAIFLLAQQLGIKLPSNIADIANTAVTLLVLLGVVTDPTTKGLSDSEQALTYHEPKQ, encoded by the coding sequence ATGATCAATTTAAAATTACGACTACAAAACAAAGTAACCTTGATGGCTATTTTGGGAGCTATCTTTTTGTTAGCGCAACAATTAGGTATTAAACTACCATCAAACATCGCGGATATTGCCAACACAGCTGTAACGCTTTTGGTATTGCTCGGTGTTGTCACAGATCCAACCACAAAAGGCCTGTCAGACAGTGAGCAAGCATTGACTTACCACGAACCAAAACAATAG
- the sda3 gene encoding streptodornase Sda3, producing MSKSNRRTWQGLVVILIAILTTFTTSTVTAARKIRNFPDTTEILLGTKATETPGILPFTGSYQLVLGDLDNLQRPTFAHIQLKDQDEPNIKRKGLKFNPPGWHNYKLTDANGKTTWLMDRGHLVGYQFSGLNDEPKNLVTMTKYLNTGFSDKNPLGMLYYENRLDSWLALHPNFWLDYKVTPVYHKNELVPRQVVLQYVGIDENGDLLQIKLGSEKESVDNFGVTSVTLDNVSPLAELDYQTGMMLDSTQNEEDSNLETEEFEEAA from the coding sequence ATGTCTAAATCAAATCGTCGTACTTGGCAAGGTTTAGTTGTTATTTTAATAGCTATTCTCACCACTTTTACCACAAGTACTGTTACGGCAGCCAGAAAAATTAGAAATTTCCCTGATACCACGGAAATTTTGTTAGGAACGAAGGCGACTGAGACACCAGGAATCTTACCATTCACTGGTAGCTACCAATTAGTTTTGGGCGATCTTGACAATCTGCAAAGGCCAACCTTCGCACACATCCAGCTAAAAGATCAAGATGAGCCTAATATTAAACGAAAAGGACTTAAATTCAATCCTCCTGGCTGGCATAATTACAAATTGACTGACGCTAATGGAAAAACAACTTGGTTAATGGACCGTGGCCATTTAGTTGGTTACCAATTTAGCGGCTTAAATGACGAGCCTAAAAACCTAGTTACAATGACAAAATATCTTAATACTGGCTTTAGTGACAAAAATCCTTTAGGAATGCTCTATTATGAAAATAGATTAGATAGCTGGTTAGCTCTACACCCTAACTTCTGGCTAGACTATAAAGTTACTCCTGTTTATCATAAAAATGAGTTAGTTCCTCGCCAAGTAGTTCTACAGTATGTTGGAATTGATGAAAATGGAGATCTACTTCAAATTAAGTTAGGTAGTGAAAAAGAAAGTGTAGACAACTTTGGAGTAACATCAGTTACATTAGATAACGTATCTCCTTTAGCTGAATTGGATTACCAAACAGGAATGATGCTAGATTCAACTCAAAACGAAGAAGATAGTAATTTAGAAACCGAAGAGTTTGAAGAAGCGGCTTAA
- a CDS encoding DUF1617 family protein encodes MQLTIKNKDLNTLYRVLDKIKVTNMRANRGRAKLLAKVVDKFKEYAKDEGDLIDLYAQKDKDGKFVIDEHKNIKLADPAKLDEFNGLLNELADEEIVIKGGEYSKRFIDFLNFLEECEDEFTSSEIILIDNILEQFEESKKGE; translated from the coding sequence ATGCAATTAACTATTAAAAACAAAGATTTAAACACACTATATCGTGTACTAGACAAAATCAAAGTCACGAACATGCGAGCAAACCGCGGACGTGCTAAGCTACTCGCAAAAGTAGTAGATAAATTCAAAGAGTACGCCAAGGATGAGGGTGACCTTATTGATCTGTATGCTCAAAAAGACAAAGATGGCAAGTTTGTCATTGATGAGCACAAAAACATCAAGCTAGCAGACCCCGCTAAACTCGACGAGTTCAACGGCCTACTCAACGAGCTAGCTGATGAAGAAATTGTGATTAAAGGGGGTGAGTACTCCAAGCGATTTATTGACTTTTTAAACTTTTTAGAAGAGTGTGAAGATGAATTTACATCATCTGAAATCATTCTTATCGACAACATTTTGGAACAATTTGAAGAAAGTAAAAAAGGAGAATAA
- a CDS encoding heavy metal translocating P-type ATPase, whose translation MTIRQWMADHLHLMETLACLVLIIIGLAFLHSFPQVASAIFITAFLIGGYASAKTGILDLVKNKHLSVDILMILAAIGAGIIGYWLEGALLIFIFSLSNTLEEMAMEKSKDAISALMSLTPDTARQYQEDGHILEVETRSLSVGDRLQVRKGEAVPIDGQLLSPFGQFDESMVTGEPITVDKAEGQDLIGGTINQGQTIDILVTIENDDTLFAKIINLVESAQEKKSKTATFIESLEDGYVKFVLVLIPAFILFSHFVLSWTWLAAFYRGMILLTVASPCALIASSTPASLAAISRAARKGLIIKGGDIVDNMGDIKAVVMDKTGTLTQGKPSVVNAHYLEDELLVNRLVKGAETASTHPISKALLEYTEKLEPLTFDHLEEISGKGFQGFYQGQEWRIGKKTYILEKVQDLSAFEETIQVEENQGKTLIFVSRDHQLIAYYALLDDIKIESKRAIKSLHAMGIKTVMLTGDQERTANYVAQKLGIDEVVANCMPQDKVAKLAELKTKYGFVAMVGDGINDAPALAQADVSYAIGSGTDIAMESADSVIMDDLTRIPFSIQLSRTMKTIIKQNIVFALSVITLLILANVFQVVNLPLGVVGHEGSTILVILNGLRLLSFK comes from the coding sequence ATGACAATCAGACAATGGATGGCAGACCATCTTCATTTGATGGAGACTTTAGCGTGTTTGGTATTAATAATAATTGGCCTAGCCTTTTTACACTCATTTCCACAAGTGGCTTCCGCTATTTTCATTACAGCCTTCTTGATTGGAGGATATGCGTCTGCAAAAACGGGTATATTGGATTTGGTGAAGAACAAACACTTGTCAGTGGATATTTTGATGATTTTGGCAGCTATCGGTGCTGGAATTATCGGCTATTGGCTGGAGGGTGCTCTGCTTATTTTTATCTTTTCGTTGTCCAATACGCTTGAAGAAATGGCCATGGAAAAAAGTAAGGATGCTATTTCAGCCTTGATGTCCTTGACGCCAGATACAGCTCGTCAATACCAAGAAGATGGCCATATTTTAGAAGTTGAGACCAGATCCTTGAGTGTTGGTGACCGTTTACAAGTTCGTAAAGGCGAAGCTGTTCCAATTGACGGGCAGTTGCTTAGTCCTTTTGGTCAATTTGATGAATCTATGGTCACTGGTGAGCCTATCACTGTTGATAAGGCAGAAGGCCAGGATCTGATTGGGGGAACCATTAACCAAGGACAAACCATAGATATATTGGTTACTATTGAAAATGACGATACTCTCTTTGCCAAGATTATTAATCTGGTGGAATCTGCCCAAGAAAAGAAAAGCAAAACCGCCACCTTTATCGAAAGCTTAGAAGATGGTTATGTCAAATTTGTGCTCGTCCTTATTCCTGCCTTTATCCTCTTTAGCCACTTTGTGCTTTCTTGGACTTGGTTGGCTGCTTTTTACCGAGGGATGATTCTCTTAACAGTAGCTTCACCATGTGCCCTAATTGCCAGTTCCACACCTGCTAGCTTGGCTGCTATTTCTCGTGCAGCCAGAAAGGGATTGATTATCAAAGGAGGGGATATTGTCGATAACATGGGAGATATTAAGGCTGTTGTCATGGATAAAACGGGAACGCTCACCCAAGGAAAACCTTCTGTTGTGAATGCTCATTATTTGGAAGATGAGTTGCTCGTGAATAGACTGGTAAAAGGAGCAGAGACTGCTAGTACCCATCCTATTTCTAAAGCCCTTCTTGAATACACTGAAAAATTGGAGCCACTGACCTTTGACCACTTAGAAGAAATTTCTGGGAAAGGTTTTCAGGGCTTCTATCAAGGGCAAGAATGGCGAATTGGCAAGAAAACCTACATTTTGGAAAAGGTTCAAGACCTATCAGCTTTTGAAGAAACTATTCAAGTGGAAGAAAATCAAGGGAAAACCCTAATCTTTGTTTCACGTGACCATCAATTGATAGCTTACTATGCCCTCTTGGATGATATCAAAATAGAATCAAAACGTGCTATTAAGTCTCTTCATGCCATGGGAATCAAAACAGTCATGTTAACAGGTGACCAAGAACGAACCGCCAATTATGTGGCACAAAAACTTGGTATTGATGAAGTGGTAGCCAACTGTATGCCTCAAGATAAGGTGGCTAAGTTAGCAGAATTAAAGACTAAATATGGTTTTGTGGCTATGGTAGGAGATGGTATTAATGATGCTCCTGCCCTTGCTCAAGCAGATGTTTCTTATGCTATTGGATCAGGAACAGATATTGCAATGGAAAGTGCAGACAGTGTGATTATGGATGACTTGACTCGTATTCCATTTTCGATTCAACTTTCCCGCACAATGAAGACCATTATCAAACAAAATATTGTTTTTGCCTTATCTGTGATTACCTTATTGATTTTAGCCAATGTTTTTCAGGTAGTTAACTTGCCGCTTGGTGTTGTTGGACACGAAGGCTCAACGATTTTAGTGATTTTAAATGGCTTGCGTTTACTTTCTTTTAAATAA
- a CDS encoding glucosaminidase domain-containing protein yields MTFLDKIKQGCLDGWTTYKILPSLTAAQTILESGWGKHAPHNALFGIKADSSWTGKSFDTKTQEEYQAGVVTDIVDRFRAYDSWTDSIIDHGKFLNDNPRYQAVIGETDYKKACHAIKDAGYATASGYAELLIQLIEENDLQEWDEEAIVRKEKQMISSQCREVIEFFINLVNAGVGVDKDGFAGWQCTDVPCYAAKHWFGVDLWGNAIDLLDSAAAVGWEVHRMPTDANPQTGAFFVQSVPYHQFGHTGVVIEDSDGYTMRTIEQNIDGNPDALYVGAPARFNTRDFTGVTGWFYPPYQGDIVTQPVSTEPQTSDTIVETAKTGTFTLDVAEINIRRWPSLTSEVVGSYKQGDTISFDSEGYANGYYWISYVGGSGMRNYTAIGITDKDGNIISLWGKLN; encoded by the coding sequence ATGACCTTTTTAGATAAAATTAAACAAGGCTGTTTAGATGGCTGGACAACGTACAAAATCTTGCCATCCTTGACCGCAGCGCAGACAATCTTAGAAAGCGGGTGGGGCAAACATGCCCCACACAACGCTCTGTTTGGTATTAAGGCAGATAGCTCTTGGACTGGTAAATCATTTGATACCAAAACCCAAGAGGAATATCAAGCAGGTGTTGTCACGGATATTGTGGACCGATTTAGGGCGTATGATAGTTGGACTGACAGCATTATTGATCACGGTAAATTTTTAAACGATAATCCACGGTATCAGGCTGTGATTGGTGAGACTGATTACAAAAAAGCTTGTCACGCTATAAAAGATGCAGGTTATGCCACAGCTAGCGGTTATGCAGAGTTGCTTATCCAACTAATCGAGGAAAATGACCTTCAGGAATGGGATGAAGAGGCTATTGTCAGAAAGGAGAAGCAAATGATTAGTTCTCAATGTCGAGAAGTCATTGAATTTTTTATTAACTTGGTAAATGCTGGGGTTGGCGTGGATAAAGATGGTTTTGCGGGCTGGCAATGCACAGATGTGCCTTGTTATGCAGCAAAGCACTGGTTTGGTGTTGATCTTTGGGGAAATGCGATTGACTTACTAGATAGCGCTGCTGCCGTAGGTTGGGAAGTCCACCGCATGCCGACAGATGCAAATCCACAGACTGGAGCATTTTTTGTCCAATCAGTGCCATATCATCAATTTGGTCACACAGGAGTTGTCATTGAGGATAGCGACGGTTATACCATGCGAACTATCGAGCAAAACATTGATGGCAATCCTGATGCTTTGTATGTCGGTGCACCAGCTCGTTTTAATACTCGTGATTTTACCGGCGTGACAGGATGGTTTTACCCTCCTTACCAAGGAGATATTGTCACGCAACCAGTCAGCACCGAGCCACAAACGTCTGACACTATCGTAGAGACAGCAAAAACAGGTACTTTTACGCTTGATGTCGCAGAAATCAATATCAGACGTTGGCCAAGTTTAACTAGCGAGGTAGTAGGTAGCTATAAACAAGGTGATACTATCAGCTTTGATAGTGAGGGTTACGCCAATGGTTACTACTGGATTAGCTACGTTGGCGGCTCGGGTATGCGAAACTACACGGCTATTGGGATAACTGACAAAGACGGTAACATTATCAGCCTTTGGGGCAAATTAAATTAG
- a CDS encoding dihydroorotate oxidase yields the protein MVSTATQIGHFSFDNCLMNAAGVYCMTKEELMEVEKSQAASFVTKTGTLEVRPGNPEPRYADTRLGSINSMGLPNNGFRYYLDFVSDLAKTGQHKPHFLSVVGLSPTETETILKAIMASDYEGLVELNLSCPNVPGKPQIAYDFETTDQLLENIFTYYTKPLGIKLPPYFDIVHFDQAAAIFNKYPLSFVNCVNSIGNGLVIKDEQVLIKPKNGFGGIGGDYIKPTALANVHAFYKRLKPSIHIIGTGGVKTGRDAFEHILCGASMVQIGTALHQEGPAIFERVTKELKTIMVEKGYQSLDDFRGNLRYKD from the coding sequence ATGGTTTCTACTGCTACACAAATTGGTCATTTCTCTTTTGATAACTGTTTGATGAATGCTGCTGGTGTTTACTGCATGACAAAAGAAGAGCTTATGGAGGTTGAAAAGTCTCAAGCCGCTTCCTTTGTCACCAAAACAGGGACGCTTGAAGTTCGTCCAGGTAATCCAGAACCTCGCTACGCAGATACTCGTCTTGGTTCTATCAATTCAATGGGACTCCCTAATAATGGTTTTCGCTACTACTTAGACTTTGTCAGTGATCTTGCCAAAACCGGGCAACATAAACCTCACTTTCTCTCCGTTGTCGGGCTATCTCCTACTGAAACCGAAACCATTTTAAAAGCCATCATGGCTTCAGATTATGAGGGTCTAGTGGAACTAAACCTTTCTTGCCCTAACGTTCCAGGAAAACCACAGATTGCTTATGATTTTGAAACCACTGATCAACTTCTAGAGAACATCTTTACCTATTACACTAAACCTCTTGGTATCAAATTACCTCCTTATTTTGACATTGTGCATTTTGATCAAGCGGCTGCGATTTTCAATAAATACCCCCTTTCCTTTGTTAACTGTGTCAATTCTATCGGAAATGGGCTGGTCATTAAGGATGAACAAGTCCTCATCAAGCCTAAAAATGGCTTTGGTGGTATAGGTGGAGATTACATCAAACCTACTGCTCTAGCCAATGTCCATGCGTTTTACAAACGCTTAAAACCTTCTATCCACATTATTGGTACAGGGGGAGTTAAAACAGGACGCGATGCCTTTGAACATATTCTTTGTGGCGCCAGCATGGTCCAAATTGGGACAGCCCTTCATCAAGAAGGGCCAGCTATCTTTGAACGGGTCACTAAGGAACTTAAAACGATTATGGTAGAAAAAGGCTACCAAAGCTTAGACGATTTTCGTGGGAACTTACGTTACAAAGATTAA
- a CDS encoding DUF1366 domain-containing protein — protein MRNWKVTGKYPQFDSTGAVASTHIIITAEDGSVISQPIKQDLTSNNDTEIIKATLEEFKKSEYVEIAMGEAVQKVDDLEKISQETAKTAKTAQTAAGLAKVSAERTQRMINLQTIHMLTSGGKIDPDIYKGMLELIEPAKKGEYQAYDVFTVVDSTKEEDGEAGEGNLVFVHVNEAFEYDKQTLEELESEAKVTVIKYADLVKQD, from the coding sequence ATGAGAAATTGGAAAGTGACAGGAAAATACCCACAATTTGACAGCACAGGAGCAGTCGCAAGCACACATATTATTATCACTGCTGAGGATGGCTCAGTCATCTCTCAACCAATCAAGCAGGACTTAACCTCAAATAATGACACAGAGATTATCAAAGCTACTTTGGAAGAATTTAAAAAATCTGAATACGTTGAAATTGCAATGGGCGAAGCCGTGCAAAAGGTAGACGACCTTGAAAAAATCTCACAGGAAACCGCTAAGACTGCCAAAACTGCTCAAACAGCTGCTGGACTAGCTAAGGTGTCCGCAGAGCGTACACAGCGAATGATTAACTTGCAAACCATCCACATGTTAACGAGCGGCGGCAAGATTGATCCTGACATTTATAAAGGCATGCTTGAGCTAATCGAGCCAGCCAAAAAAGGTGAGTATCAAGCCTATGATGTCTTTACGGTGGTCGACAGTACTAAAGAGGAAGACGGTGAAGCAGGCGAAGGGAACCTAGTCTTTGTACACGTTAATGAAGCATTTGAGTATGACAAACAAACCTTAGAGGAGCTAGAGTCAGAAGCCAAAGTAACAGTTATCAAGTACGCTGATTTGGTTAAACAAGATTAG
- a CDS encoding hyaluronidase HylP — protein sequence MTETIPLRVQFKRMTAEEWARSDVILLESEIGFETDTGYAKFGDGKNQFSKLKYLNKLDLDAFAQKKETNSKITKLESNKADKNAVYLKAESNAKLDEKLSLTGGIVTGQLQFKPNSGIKPSSSVGGAINIDMSKSKGAGVVVYSNNDTSDGPLMSLRTGKETFNKSALFVDYSGKTNAVNIAMRQPSTPNFSSALNITSGNENGSAMQLRGSEKALGTLKITHENPNVEAKYDENAAALSIDIVKKQKGGKGTAAQGIYINSTSGTAGKMLRIRNKNKDKFYVGPDGDFWSCASSIVDGNLTVKDPTSGKHAATKDYVDEKIAELKKLILKK from the coding sequence ATGACAGAAACTATACCATTAAGAGTCCAATTTAAGCGGATGACTGCCGAAGAATGGGCTCGCAGCGATGTCATCTTACTTGAGAGTGAAATAGGCTTTGAGACCGACACAGGATATGCTAAGTTTGGTGATGGTAAAAACCAATTTAGTAAGCTTAAGTACCTTAATAAATTAGATCTAGATGCGTTTGCACAAAAAAAAGAAACTAATAGTAAAATCACCAAATTAGAATCAAATAAAGCAGATAAAAACGCTGTTTACTTAAAAGCAGAGTCAAATGCAAAGCTAGACGAAAAATTGAGTTTGACAGGCGGCATAGTGACAGGACAACTACAGTTTAAACCTAACAGTGGTATTAAACCCTCATCTTCCGTAGGAGGAGCGATTAACATTGATATGTCTAAATCGAAAGGTGCTGGTGTTGTTGTCTATTCTAACAATGATACCAGTGATGGGCCGTTAATGAGCTTGCGGACGGGTAAAGAGACCTTCAATAAATCGGCGCTTTTTGTCGATTACAGCGGTAAGACTAATGCCGTTAATATTGCGATGCGCCAGCCAAGCACACCTAATTTTTCCTCTGCGCTTAATATTACTAGCGGCAATGAAAATGGTAGTGCGATGCAGCTACGAGGGTCAGAAAAAGCGCTAGGAACGCTCAAAATCACACACGAAAACCCAAACGTTGAGGCAAAATACGATGAAAACGCTGCAGCGTTATCTATTGATATCGTTAAAAAACAGAAAGGCGGAAAAGGTACTGCTGCTCAAGGAATCTACATTAACTCAACATCAGGCACAGCTGGTAAAATGCTCAGAATCAGAAATAAAAATAAAGACAAATTTTATGTAGGTCCAGATGGTGACTTTTGGTCATGTGCAAGTTCAATTGTGGATGGTAATCTAACAGTTAAAGATCCAACATCTGGAAAACATGCTGCGACTAAAGATTACGTAGATGAAAAAATTGCTGAGTTAAAAAAACTCATACTAAAAAAATAG
- a CDS encoding gp58-like family protein, whose amino-acid sequence MSRDPTYTINEHDLSFADGRFYVTFKADKSSETVRLNSSCLGNTIIKKLQVEDDNTMHDFVKPKVTTQQAFGLAQQVKELDLQLKDPKSDLWGKIKFNNKAMLVEYANKEMSSAIAQSAEQILLQVKSIDDERYSKFEQTLNGIKQTVKSESVESARTQLASMFDSRISGLDGKYSRLSQTIDSLSSRLDDGVGNYSTLSQKVSGIDLRVSNAANDVSRLSQTAQGLQSQITNANQNYSSLSQTVQGLQTTVRDNQSNATSRINQLSDLISTKVSKGDVETTIAQSYDKIAFAIRDKLPASKMSGSEIISAINLDRSGVKITGKNITLDGNSYISNAVIKDAHIANMDAGKINTGYLNANRIATEAITGEKIKMDYAFFNKLTANEGYFRTLFAKDIFATSVQSVTLSASKITGGVLAATNGASQWDLNNANMTFNRDATINFNSKNNALVRKDGTHTAFVHFSNATPKGYRGSALYASIGITSSGDGIDSASSGRFAGLRSFRYATGYNHTAAVDQTELYGDNVLIADDFNINRGFKFRPDKMEKVLDMNDLYAAVVALGRCWGHLANVGWNTAHSNFTSAVSRELNNYITKI is encoded by the coding sequence ATGAGCAGAGACCCAACATATACAATAAACGAGCACGACTTATCTTTTGCAGATGGTCGTTTTTATGTGACCTTTAAGGCAGATAAGTCAAGTGAGACTGTGAGACTTAACAGTAGTTGCCTTGGCAATACCATAATCAAAAAGCTACAGGTCGAGGATGACAATACAATGCACGACTTTGTAAAGCCTAAAGTTACCACTCAACAAGCTTTTGGACTAGCTCAGCAGGTCAAAGAGCTTGATTTACAGCTAAAAGACCCTAAGTCAGATTTGTGGGGCAAAATCAAGTTCAATAATAAGGCAATGCTAGTCGAGTACGCCAACAAAGAGATGTCAAGTGCCATTGCGCAATCAGCTGAGCAGATATTGTTACAAGTCAAGTCTATTGATGATGAACGATATTCCAAATTTGAGCAAACTCTGAATGGTATCAAACAAACTGTCAAAAGTGAGTCAGTTGAATCCGCACGTACTCAGCTAGCATCAATGTTTGATAGTCGTATTAGTGGACTTGATGGCAAATACAGTCGTTTGAGCCAAACAATTGATAGTCTTAGCAGTCGTCTTGATGATGGTGTTGGTAACTACTCAACGCTATCTCAAAAGGTAAGTGGCATTGATTTACGAGTTAGTAATGCAGCTAATGATGTTTCTCGATTGTCTCAGACAGCACAAGGATTGCAGTCACAAATCACAAATGCAAACCAAAATTACAGCAGTTTGTCTCAGACTGTACAGGGACTACAAACAACTGTACGTGATAATCAATCAAATGCTACAAGTCGGATTAATCAGTTAAGTGACCTGATCAGCACAAAGGTATCAAAAGGTGATGTTGAGACAACTATTGCTCAGAGTTACGACAAGATAGCCTTCGCAATCAGGGATAAACTCCCAGCAAGCAAAATGTCTGGCAGTGAGATTATCTCGGCAATCAATCTTGATAGGTCTGGGGTTAAAATCACTGGAAAAAATATCACTCTTGATGGTAACAGCTACATCAGCAACGCTGTCATCAAAGATGCTCATATTGCTAACATGGATGCCGGTAAGATTAATACTGGTTATCTTAATGCTAATAGGATTGCAACCGAGGCCATTACTGGTGAGAAAATTAAGATGGACTATGCCTTTTTTAATAAACTCACTGCTAACGAGGGATATTTTAGGACGTTGTTTGCCAAAGACATCTTTGCAACATCAGTCCAATCTGTAACACTATCAGCTAGCAAAATTACTGGAGGTGTATTAGCCGCTACAAATGGGGCAAGTCAGTGGGACCTAAATAATGCCAATATGACCTTTAATCGAGATGCCACAATTAATTTTAATAGCAAAAACAATGCCTTAGTACGTAAAGATGGCACACATACTGCTTTTGTACATTTTAGTAATGCCACACCAAAAGGCTATAGAGGCTCAGCGTTATATGCCTCTATCGGCATTACCTCATCAGGAGATGGCATCGACAGCGCTTCTTCCGGTCGTTTTGCAGGGCTAAGGTCATTTAGGTACGCTACGGGATATAACCATACTGCTGCAGTCGACCAAACCGAGCTATACGGTGATAATGTCTTGATTGCAGATGACTTTAACATCAATCGAGGATTTAAATTTAGACCAGACAAAATGGAAAAAGTGCTCGACATGAACGACTTGTATGCGGCTGTAGTAGCCTTAGGCCGCTGTTGGGGGCACTTGGCTAACGTCGGCTGGAATACTGCTCATAGCAATTTTACAAGTGCTGTGAGTAGGGAATTGAATAACTACATCACTAAAATTTAA